Proteins encoded by one window of Rhodobacteraceae bacterium IMCC1335:
- a CDS encoding ABC transporter permease subunit, with the protein MSHKRPNQLFRNKSAKIAAIPMIVTALFVFVGGTAWTIVYSFTKSGLLPRLKWVGLQQYERLWDTKKWLVSIENLFIYGLCMLILMFVIGFILAALIDQKVRFESVFRTVILYPYALSFVVTGLIWQWILNPSFGVQGIVRDLGWASFTFDPLYNPDIAIFGVLIAGLWQGSGLVMVLMLAGLRGIDEDVWKATRVDGIPTWKTYVVVIIPMMRPVFITTLVIVTTGIVKVFDLIVAQTGGGPGIATEVPAKYVYDLMFQAQNLGQGFAASTMMLLTVMLVVVPWAMLEFGGSKKHG; encoded by the coding sequence ATGTCGCATAAGCGCCCTAATCAGCTTTTCAGAAACAAATCAGCTAAGATTGCCGCAATCCCAATGATTGTGACGGCCCTATTTGTTTTCGTGGGCGGCACCGCTTGGACTATTGTCTATAGTTTTACAAAATCTGGCCTGCTACCACGTTTGAAATGGGTTGGCCTGCAGCAATATGAGCGGCTTTGGGACACTAAGAAGTGGCTGGTTTCAATCGAAAACCTGTTCATCTATGGCCTATGTATGTTGATTTTAATGTTCGTGATTGGCTTTATACTCGCGGCTTTAATTGACCAAAAAGTGCGCTTCGAAAGCGTTTTTCGCACCGTAATCTTATACCCTTATGCTTTAAGCTTCGTTGTGACAGGGTTGATCTGGCAGTGGATTTTGAATCCAAGTTTTGGCGTGCAAGGCATTGTAAGGGATCTCGGCTGGGCAAGCTTTACCTTCGATCCGCTCTACAACCCCGACATCGCGATTTTTGGCGTTCTCATTGCTGGCTTATGGCAGGGCAGCGGCTTGGTGATGGTGCTGATGCTCGCGGGCTTGCGCGGTATCGATGAAGATGTTTGGAAGGCCACGCGTGTTGATGGTATTCCGACATGGAAAACCTATGTGGTTGTTATTATTCCAATGATGCGACCCGTGTTCATCACAACTTTGGTGATCGTAACCACGGGCATTGTCAAAGTGTTCGATCTGATCGTCGCACAGACCGGCGGCGGCCCCGGTATCGCCACAGAAGTGCCCGCAAAATATGTATATGATCTTATGTTTCAAGCGCAAAACCTGGGTCAAGGCTTCGCAGCTTCAACCATGATGCTGCTCACCGTTATGTTGGTTGTTGTGCCTTGGGCAATGCTTGAATTTGGAGGTTCAAAAAAACATGGCTGA
- a CDS encoding extracellular solute-binding protein, with protein MHWWTSGGEAAAVAEFAKAFDATGNTWVDAAIVGGEAARAAMVSRIIGGEPMGAFQFNHGRQAEELIESGLLRDITDIAEAEGWKDMVNPSSLLDACTVDGRIYCAPVNIHSWQWLWVSHKAFEDSGVAVPTNWTEFVAGAAALEAAGKVPLAMGQQGWQQSGAFNVMMASLLPNDIFMAVYGDKDASVAAGPEVTSLFEAAENARSMAAKSTVQNWNDATNLVITGQAGGQIMGDWAQGEFAVANAVAGEDYSCLPGLGMNPRLGTGGDAFYFPVLKDDAKIAAQGELAALLLKPTTQVAFNLKKGSLPVRGDVDLSAANDCMQKGLALLDQGALLPDTNMLLTPDTANQMNTLFTEFFADTSISAADAQADFVKMIANAD; from the coding sequence ATGCATTGGTGGACATCCGGCGGCGAAGCCGCTGCGGTTGCCGAATTTGCAAAAGCCTTTGACGCGACGGGCAATACTTGGGTTGACGCAGCGATTGTGGGCGGTGAAGCCGCGCGCGCGGCCATGGTAAGCCGGATCATTGGCGGAGAGCCGATGGGAGCATTCCAATTCAACCATGGCCGTCAGGCAGAAGAGCTTATCGAATCTGGCCTTTTGCGTGATATCACCGATATCGCCGAAGCCGAAGGCTGGAAAGACATGGTTAACCCCTCTTCGCTGCTTGACGCCTGCACCGTCGATGGCCGTATTTACTGCGCGCCTGTCAATATCCACTCATGGCAGTGGCTGTGGGTCAGCCACAAAGCCTTTGAAGATTCTGGGGTTGCAGTTCCAACAAATTGGACCGAATTTGTAGCTGGTGCAGCCGCTCTGGAAGCTGCTGGTAAAGTACCATTGGCGATGGGCCAGCAAGGTTGGCAACAATCTGGCGCGTTCAACGTGATGATGGCCTCGCTTCTGCCAAACGACATTTTTATGGCTGTTTATGGTGATAAAGACGCCTCTGTTGCAGCAGGCCCAGAAGTAACCTCGCTGTTCGAAGCGGCTGAAAATGCGCGCTCCATGGCGGCAAAATCAACCGTTCAAAACTGGAATGACGCAACCAACTTGGTCATCACAGGTCAAGCCGGTGGTCAAATCATGGGTGATTGGGCGCAGGGTGAATTTGCGGTTGCGAATGCCGTAGCGGGCGAAGATTATAGCTGCTTGCCCGGTTTGGGGATGAACCCAAGATTGGGAACGGGCGGCGATGCATTCTATTTCCCCGTTCTGAAGGATGATGCGAAAATTGCAGCGCAAGGTGAATTGGCGGCATTGTTGCTTAAGCCGACAACGCAAGTTGCTTTCAACCTGAAGAAAGGATCGCTTCCAGTACGCGGAGATGTTGATCTGTCAGCGGCAAATGATTGCATGCAAAAAGGTTTGGCTTTGCTTGACCAAGGCGCCTTGTTGCCAGATACCAATATGCTTCTAACGCCTGACACGGCAAACCAAATGAACACATTGTTTACTGAGTTCTTTGCCGACACATCCATCTCAGCGGCGGATGCACAAGCTGACTTTGTGAAAATGATCGCAAACGCAGACTAA
- a CDS encoding LacI family DNA-binding transcriptional regulator yields MARKRETVDQDFAARLLPGEKPTLKTLARLSGFAVATVSRALSDAPDIGDNTKNLVKHIAEAVGYVPDRAGVRLRTGKTNVISLLLPMTDEETNIFYSIIIRSISAEFLGTPYHLNVTPFFAAEDSLLPVQRIVENGLADGIIMNQIELEDPRVAYLLEHQFPFATHGRSKWREQHAYFDFDNHAYVWDAMRKLKDRGRSSVLLLAPPLTQTYAQDMLRALTEAGKELSMAVRFIERPIEKIQGAESPAAFAAAIAQELARAPHIDAVIAASIDAGLTAAQAVEKIKGVVGDTIDVWTKELQPFLANFRPDILTTFENASPAGTFLARAVLNAIAQPSGPPLQKLVGPEDI; encoded by the coding sequence ATGGCGCGTAAACGTGAGACGGTTGATCAAGACTTTGCGGCGCGCCTTTTGCCTGGGGAAAAACCGACTTTAAAAACTTTAGCTCGCCTTAGCGGGTTTGCCGTGGCCACGGTGTCGCGGGCTTTGTCTGATGCGCCAGATATTGGCGATAATACAAAAAATCTTGTTAAACATATTGCGGAGGCCGTTGGATATGTTCCCGATCGTGCCGGCGTTCGGCTGAGAACCGGCAAAACCAATGTCATCTCACTGTTATTGCCAATGACAGATGAGGAAACAAATATTTTTTATTCGATTATCATCCGATCTATCAGCGCAGAGTTTCTGGGCACCCCATATCATTTGAACGTGACACCGTTTTTTGCCGCTGAGGATTCGTTGTTGCCTGTGCAACGTATCGTCGAGAATGGGTTGGCTGATGGCATCATTATGAACCAGATTGAACTCGAAGATCCGCGGGTTGCTTATTTGTTAGAACATCAATTTCCGTTTGCCACGCATGGCCGTAGCAAGTGGCGTGAGCAGCATGCTTATTTCGACTTTGATAACCATGCTTATGTGTGGGATGCGATGCGCAAGCTTAAGGATCGGGGCAGATCTTCGGTGCTTTTGCTTGCGCCGCCGTTGACGCAAACCTACGCCCAGGACATGCTCCGGGCGTTAACTGAAGCGGGGAAAGAACTTTCGATGGCGGTGCGCTTTATTGAACGGCCTATCGAAAAAATACAGGGCGCCGAAAGCCCTGCGGCTTTTGCTGCTGCGATTGCCCAAGAGCTTGCGCGCGCGCCCCATATTGATGCGGTGATCGCCGCGTCTATCGATGCAGGTCTCACCGCCGCGCAAGCTGTCGAAAAGATTAAGGGTGTGGTGGGCGATACGATCGATGTCTGGACAAAAGAATTACAACCGTTTTTGGCCAATTTTCGACCAGATATCTTGACGACGTTTGAAAATGCATCTCCGGCAGGAACATTTTTGGCGCGCGCGGTTCTAAACGCTATTGCTCAGCCAAGCGGACCGCCATTGCAAAAGCTGGTTGGCCCAGAAGATATATAA
- a CDS encoding TIM barrel protein: MKSQIKGPGIFLAQFAGDEAPFNSLEGITKWAASLGYKGVQIPTFDTRLFDLDRAAESTTYCDEVQGICADAGVEITELSTHLQGQLVAVNPAYDIAFDAFAPAACQKNPKKRQAWAVDQMKKAAIASQRLNLKTSVSFTGALAFPYLYPWPQRPEGLIEEAFAELGRRWTPILDHYKEHGVSIGYEIHPGEDVFDGATYEMFVDATGGHDCALINYDPSHFLLQQMDYLAFIDLYHDRINAFHVKDAEFNPDGRQGVYSGYQPWVNRAGRFRSLGDGQVDFAAIFSKLTQYGYNSWAVLEWECCLKSAEQGAAESAPFIAKHLIETPLKAFDDFAGAERDEAQIKRMLGL, from the coding sequence ATGAAATCGCAGATCAAAGGACCAGGAATTTTTCTGGCGCAATTTGCCGGAGATGAAGCTCCGTTTAACTCTTTAGAGGGCATTACGAAATGGGCGGCCAGTCTTGGCTATAAAGGCGTGCAAATTCCAACCTTCGATACGCGCCTTTTTGATTTGGATCGCGCGGCTGAAAGCACGACTTATTGTGATGAAGTCCAAGGCATTTGCGCCGATGCCGGTGTAGAGATCACCGAATTATCAACGCATCTCCAGGGCCAATTGGTGGCGGTCAACCCGGCCTATGATATCGCGTTTGACGCCTTCGCTCCGGCGGCGTGCCAAAAAAATCCGAAAAAGCGTCAGGCTTGGGCCGTTGATCAAATGAAAAAAGCTGCCATCGCTTCACAGCGGTTAAACCTGAAGACCTCTGTTTCCTTCACAGGAGCGCTTGCCTTTCCCTATCTGTATCCTTGGCCGCAACGTCCAGAGGGCCTGATTGAAGAAGCCTTTGCCGAACTGGGCCGCCGTTGGACGCCGATTCTGGATCATTATAAAGAGCATGGCGTGTCAATCGGTTACGAAATTCATCCTGGTGAAGATGTGTTTGATGGCGCGACCTATGAGATGTTTGTGGATGCAACAGGCGGGCATGATTGTGCCTTAATCAATTATGACCCCAGCCATTTTTTGCTTCAACAAATGGATTATCTGGCTTTTATTGACCTGTATCATGACCGGATCAATGCGTTTCATGTTAAAGATGCCGAATTTAACCCGGATGGGCGCCAAGGCGTATATTCAGGCTATCAACCTTGGGTCAACCGGGCAGGCCGGTTTCGCAGTTTGGGTGATGGTCAAGTTGATTTCGCGGCGATTTTTTCCAAGCTGACACAATATGGCTATAACAGCTGGGCGGTATTGGAATGGGAATGTTGTTTGAAATCCGCCGAACAAGGGGCGGCTGAAAGTGCGCCGTTTATTGCAAAACATTTGATCGAAACTCCGTTAAAAGCGTTCGATGATTTCGCTGGTGCAGAGCGTGACGAGGCGCAAATCAAAAGGATGTTGGGGCTGTGA
- a CDS encoding gfo/Idh/MocA family oxidoreductase: protein MVGGGQGAFIGGVHRMAARLDGRWELVAGALSSHPARAEASAKELGLDPKRSYQSYAEMAVQEAARADGIDAVAIVTPNHMHAGPAIAFLEAGIHVICDKPLAATSEQAQLIDAAVRASKAHFILTHNYTGYPVIRQARKLVENGELGEIRVIQAEYAQDWLSEAADNKQADWRVNPEKSGAGAIGDIGTHALNLASFVSGLHPQALCADLHSFVDGRRVDDNAHIMLRFEKGAKGMLWASQVAVGCENTLTLRIYGEKAGLEWQQENPNQLSFTRFGQAKQLLTRGGAGFGETAGDWTRIPPGHPEGYLEGFATLYSDAADLISGVGAGELLPNLDAGLAGMWFIQACQKSSEQGAVWVSRAGD, encoded by the coding sequence ATGGTTGGCGGTGGCCAAGGCGCGTTTATTGGCGGCGTCCACCGAATGGCTGCGCGGCTTGATGGGCGTTGGGAATTGGTGGCCGGGGCTTTGTCATCCCACCCCGCGCGTGCAGAGGCTTCGGCTAAGGAATTGGGCTTGGACCCAAAGCGATCTTACCAAAGCTATGCTGAGATGGCTGTGCAAGAAGCCGCCCGCGCCGATGGGATTGATGCAGTTGCCATCGTCACGCCCAATCATATGCATGCGGGGCCAGCCATAGCTTTTTTAGAAGCGGGTATTCACGTGATTTGTGATAAACCTTTGGCGGCCACGTCTGAACAAGCTCAGCTCATCGATGCGGCGGTAAGGGCGTCGAAGGCGCATTTTATTCTCACGCATAATTACACGGGCTATCCGGTGATCCGGCAGGCGCGCAAATTGGTGGAAAACGGCGAATTGGGCGAAATTCGGGTGATTCAGGCGGAATATGCGCAAGATTGGTTGAGCGAAGCTGCGGATAACAAGCAGGCAGATTGGCGGGTAAATCCCGAAAAATCTGGCGCGGGCGCCATTGGTGACATCGGCACACATGCTTTAAACTTGGCCAGTTTTGTATCGGGTTTGCACCCTCAAGCGCTTTGTGCGGATTTGCACAGTTTTGTGGATGGCCGCCGTGTGGATGACAATGCCCATATTATGCTGCGGTTTGAGAAGGGGGCAAAAGGTATGCTTTGGGCCAGTCAAGTTGCGGTAGGGTGCGAGAATACGCTGACATTACGGATTTACGGCGAGAAAGCCGGTTTGGAATGGCAGCAAGAAAACCCAAATCAATTGAGCTTTACGCGCTTTGGGCAGGCCAAACAGCTGCTCACCAGAGGCGGGGCAGGGTTTGGAGAAACTGCCGGCGATTGGACCCGCATTCCCCCTGGTCATCCCGAAGGCTATCTAGAGGGGTTTGCAACGCTCTATAGCGACGCGGCTGACTTAATCTCCGGCGTCGGCGCGGGTGAGCTTTTGCCCAATTTAGACGCGGGTCTGGCGGGAATGTGGTTTATTCAAGCCTGTCAAAAAAGCTCTGAACAGGGGGCTGTTTGGGTGTCTCGAGCAGGGGATTAA
- a CDS encoding sensor histidine kinase, translating into MRMWPRKFNSLRITGIVLIMLAATIGAGSVWIWMHSHAAWQSHLQRAFNSGLRLSDILREQASPPSDLGITQLKPNDILSANKGKFGLLTDQSATPYVTVFSLKVSGPKLRTQETLSLAIVSSDLQYPVREIAKTKDGSAAVALGDVTRLLASYCSDPILFARYQDGYWYKIDGSKVWGCDAAPIDRRPHAVLLALLGLGFLILRLQDVAANFSAYAALLGAQRRSDINETSPVEGPLELLEIANQVEAYRERERDALEKRAMVLSAVSHDLGTPATRARLRIALIEDEELRQKLERDIDQMTHMIDSILNYTRSELSAERPRRLSLRALISAIVDDYQDLGHPVTLAGEPPVKIKMQHSVFDRNPRSRAFNMDGLHQVIVTARPLALRRAATNLIENALKYGRRAHVTLEANATQAHLTIADQGGRIDPELIAKLTTPFSRGENSKANPGFGLGLTIVDTIATQHEGSLTFEQGAQGLNVRFTIQR; encoded by the coding sequence ATGAGGATGTGGCCGCGAAAATTTAATTCCCTGCGTATTACAGGAATTGTTTTGATTATGCTCGCCGCTACAATCGGGGCTGGATCGGTTTGGATTTGGATGCACAGCCATGCCGCCTGGCAAAGCCATTTGCAGCGGGCCTTCAACAGCGGCCTTAGGCTGTCAGATATTCTTCGAGAACAGGCAAGCCCACCCTCTGATCTGGGGATAACCCAACTCAAACCAAATGATATTCTGAGCGCAAATAAAGGAAAATTTGGGCTTTTGACCGATCAATCCGCAACGCCGTACGTCACGGTATTTTCGCTGAAAGTCAGCGGTCCGAAGCTGCGAACCCAAGAAACTTTATCGCTGGCAATTGTATCCTCAGATCTGCAATATCCAGTTAGAGAAATCGCCAAAACGAAAGACGGATCCGCGGCAGTTGCGCTTGGCGATGTGACCCGCTTATTGGCCTCATACTGCTCGGACCCGATCCTTTTTGCGCGTTATCAAGACGGGTATTGGTATAAAATCGACGGGTCGAAGGTTTGGGGCTGTGACGCCGCCCCAATAGACCGACGCCCGCATGCGGTGCTTTTGGCCTTGCTCGGGCTAGGGTTTTTGATTTTGCGCCTGCAAGATGTGGCTGCCAATTTTAGCGCCTATGCCGCGCTGCTTGGCGCGCAAAGGCGCAGCGATATAAATGAAACCTCACCGGTGGAAGGCCCCCTTGAACTGCTGGAAATCGCGAACCAGGTGGAAGCCTATCGAGAACGAGAACGAGACGCGCTGGAAAAGCGCGCGATGGTTCTTTCAGCCGTGAGCCATGATCTGGGAACACCGGCCACTCGGGCCCGGCTTCGAATCGCACTTATTGAAGATGAAGAGCTACGACAAAAGCTTGAGCGGGATATCGATCAAATGACGCATATGATCGACAGCATATTGAACTATACGCGCTCAGAGCTAAGCGCAGAGCGGCCAAGACGGCTGTCTTTACGCGCCTTGATATCGGCCATCGTGGATGATTATCAAGATCTTGGCCACCCGGTCACGCTGGCGGGGGAACCCCCGGTGAAAATCAAAATGCAGCATAGTGTGTTTGATCGTAACCCGCGCAGCCGCGCTTTTAACATGGACGGGCTGCATCAGGTCATCGTGACCGCACGGCCACTGGCGCTGCGCCGTGCTGCCACGAATTTAATCGAAAATGCGCTTAAATATGGCCGCCGCGCGCATGTGACGCTTGAGGCGAACGCCACCCAGGCACATCTGACCATCGCCGACCAGGGCGGACGCATTGACCCTGAGTTAATCGCAAAGCTAACAACGCCTTTTTCACGCGGTGAGAATAGCAAAGCCAACCCTGGCTTTGGCTTGGGCCTCACGATTGTAGACACAATTGCAACGCAGCATGAAGGCTCGCTCACCTTCGAGCAGGGGGCGCAAGGCTTAAATGTACGCTTTACAATTCAACGTTAA
- a CDS encoding response regulator, protein MAIQRLLVVDDDDDMRSMMTQYLRKSGYMVMAAATGRDVKAHLEKGRIDLVLLDVMLGDENGVQICANLRNTHDVPIILVSALSADHQRMQGYEVGADDYIAKPFNPDLLLARIRAVLRRGQRSASLNYRRNTSQYFFSGWQYDGKRDEVQSPSGFQVVLSRRETALLKVLLANPHIPLTRDEILSAMDVTKDIENEPSDVSGRALDVLVGRLRQKIENNPKEPQLLKTERGVGYIFATDVDRTSA, encoded by the coding sequence ATGGCAATACAACGGCTTTTGGTGGTGGATGATGATGATGATATGCGCAGCATGATGACGCAATATCTGCGCAAATCCGGTTATATGGTGATGGCCGCGGCCACCGGCCGGGATGTAAAAGCCCATCTGGAAAAAGGCCGCATTGATCTGGTCCTCTTAGACGTGATGCTTGGCGATGAAAACGGGGTTCAGATCTGCGCTAACCTGCGCAATACGCATGATGTGCCGATTATTCTTGTATCTGCACTTTCGGCTGATCACCAGCGAATGCAAGGCTATGAGGTTGGTGCCGACGATTATATCGCCAAGCCTTTCAACCCCGATTTACTGCTCGCGCGCATTCGCGCAGTACTGCGGCGCGGCCAACGCTCTGCCTCTTTGAATTATCGCCGCAACACATCGCAATATTTTTTTTCGGGTTGGCAATATGATGGAAAACGCGATGAAGTCCAATCTCCGTCAGGATTTCAAGTGGTGCTTTCGCGCCGCGAAACCGCGCTTTTAAAAGTGTTACTTGCCAACCCACATATTCCTCTGACACGCGACGAAATCTTATCGGCAATGGATGTTACAAAAGATATTGAAAATGAACCGAGCGATGTGTCAGGGCGGGCTTTGGATGTTTTGGTCGGACGGCTTCGACAGAAAATTGAAAACAATCCAAAAGAACCACAACTTCTAAAAACAGAACGCGGCGTTGGATATATTTTCGCAACGGATGTGGATCGCACCAGCGCATGA